Proteins co-encoded in one Opitutus terrae PB90-1 genomic window:
- the fliS gene encoding flagellar export chaperone FliS, which produces MLAKGYVQTYRTNAVLTASPAQLVLMLYDGALKAMSIAREAMERTDDDPRRIETINHQLQKAQNIVLELQGGLNFEVGGDFAKTLHRLYDYHYRRLFEANLRKDLAPLIEVEGLLRQLRDAWAEMLTKQEPDKSEQLESLRGVA; this is translated from the coding sequence ATGCTCGCGAAGGGCTACGTCCAGACTTACCGGACGAATGCAGTGCTGACGGCCAGTCCGGCGCAGCTCGTCCTCATGCTCTACGATGGCGCGCTTAAGGCGATGTCCATCGCGCGGGAAGCCATGGAGCGGACAGACGACGACCCGCGGCGGATCGAGACGATCAATCATCAGCTGCAGAAGGCCCAGAACATCGTCCTGGAATTGCAGGGAGGGCTGAATTTCGAGGTCGGTGGGGATTTCGCGAAGACGCTGCACCGGCTGTACGACTACCATTATCGCCGGCTCTTCGAGGCGAACCTCCGCAAGGACCTCGCGCCGCTGATTGAAGTCGAGGGCCTGCTCCGCCAGCTGCGCGATGCGTGGGCGGAGATGTTGACCAAACAGGAGCCCGACAAATCCGAGCAACTCGAGAGCTTGCGCGGAGTGGCCTGA
- a CDS encoding flagellin, with amino-acid sequence MAVVINTNYAATVASNNLAASNTMLQKSLNRLSSGSKIVNPSDDAGGLAVSMKLSAAAVRQGAVATNIGNAVSLLQTQDGALKIAAKVLERISELKVLHSDVTKSSSDKANYDAEFNALQTQLRDIATEEFNGVALFGSADIGSVQITEDGGTSVAIAARNLTDATDGVGTISASTVDSLGDAAVSLANISTAIQNVATMRATNGSEQSRFNFASELVTVNKANLEAANSRIVDVDVATESTQLARWNVLVSAGTSMLAQANTSAQTALRLLQ; translated from the coding sequence ATGGCAGTCGTGATTAATACCAACTACGCCGCGACGGTTGCTTCCAACAACCTCGCTGCTTCGAATACGATGCTGCAGAAGAGCCTCAATCGGCTCTCCAGCGGCTCGAAAATCGTCAATCCTTCCGATGATGCGGGCGGTCTGGCGGTCTCGATGAAGCTGTCCGCCGCCGCCGTCCGTCAGGGCGCGGTTGCGACCAACATCGGGAACGCCGTTTCCCTCCTTCAAACGCAGGATGGCGCGCTGAAGATCGCCGCCAAGGTGCTCGAGCGCATCAGTGAGCTCAAAGTGCTCCACTCCGATGTGACCAAGAGCTCCAGCGACAAAGCCAACTACGATGCGGAGTTCAATGCCCTGCAGACCCAGTTGCGCGACATCGCGACGGAAGAGTTCAACGGGGTTGCCCTGTTCGGCTCGGCCGACATCGGCAGCGTGCAGATCACCGAAGACGGTGGCACGTCCGTGGCGATCGCCGCCCGCAATCTGACCGACGCCACCGATGGCGTGGGCACGATTTCGGCCTCGACCGTGGATTCGCTGGGCGACGCCGCCGTGTCGCTGGCGAACATCTCAACCGCGATTCAGAACGTCGCGACAATGCGCGCGACCAATGGTTCGGAGCAGAGCCGGTTCAACTTCGCGTCGGAGTTGGTCACGGTTAACAAGGCCAACCTCGAAGCGGCCAACAGCCGTATCGTTGACGTCGACGTGGCGACCGAATCCACCCAGCTCGCCCGCTGGAACGTTCTGGTCTCCGCCGGCACCTCGATGCTCGCCCAGGCCAACACGAGTGCGCAGACCGCGCTCCGTTTGCTCCAGTAA
- a CDS encoding response regulator, which produces MRYKILTVDDSKTVRIIVRKAFKPYDCEILEAANGVEGLAIASKEAPDLILLDVTMPVMDGVEMLTKLKSDPQLKGIPVMMLTAEGGRDNVLKIAKIGVRDYLVKPFKEDVLIEKAGRVIDLKPLSEAPAKAKSIFDPADVLIVEDKPAIIQQIQEGLKHTPWKIHGVATQGEAIDFCSRTPPDMMLVSLSLPEESAFTLFRLIRTNVKTKYTPVFALVVKTETVQQQQAQTVGFSAIVTKPIDINELESKMAKAMNLDTSQRYYTVEGDTLVMRLPENCSPAVIAEATTYLKPKFAEAVDAGHNKVIIDIHQIRTLHMGVIKLLFQAMQTCRDLAMVFGLVANPQIVAECKGFEDTRGWTFYESLDDAKANLGKNSPQLASA; this is translated from the coding sequence ATGCGCTACAAGATTCTCACCGTGGATGATTCCAAGACGGTCCGCATCATTGTGCGGAAGGCCTTCAAACCGTATGACTGCGAAATCTTGGAAGCCGCCAACGGGGTCGAAGGCCTGGCGATCGCCTCAAAGGAAGCGCCGGATTTGATCCTCCTCGACGTGACGATGCCAGTGATGGACGGCGTGGAGATGCTGACCAAGCTCAAGTCGGATCCCCAGCTCAAGGGCATCCCGGTGATGATGCTGACCGCCGAAGGGGGTCGCGACAACGTGCTCAAGATCGCGAAAATCGGCGTGCGCGATTACCTGGTGAAGCCGTTCAAGGAAGACGTGCTGATCGAGAAGGCCGGCCGCGTCATCGACCTGAAGCCGCTGTCCGAAGCCCCCGCCAAGGCGAAATCCATTTTTGATCCGGCAGACGTTCTCATCGTGGAGGACAAGCCGGCGATCATTCAGCAGATCCAGGAGGGCCTGAAGCACACGCCGTGGAAGATCCACGGGGTGGCGACGCAGGGCGAAGCGATCGACTTCTGCTCGCGCACGCCGCCGGACATGATGCTGGTGAGTCTTTCGCTGCCGGAGGAGTCGGCCTTCACGCTGTTCCGGTTGATCCGGACGAATGTGAAAACCAAATACACCCCGGTGTTTGCGCTGGTGGTGAAGACCGAAACGGTCCAGCAGCAGCAGGCGCAGACCGTCGGGTTCAGCGCGATCGTCACGAAGCCGATCGATATCAACGAACTCGAGAGCAAGATGGCGAAGGCGATGAATCTCGATACGTCGCAGCGCTACTACACCGTCGAAGGCGATACGCTGGTGATGCGGCTGCCGGAGAACTGCTCGCCCGCGGTGATCGCCGAGGCGACGACGTACCTGAAGCCGAAGTTCGCCGAGGCGGTCGACGCCGGGCACAACAAGGTCATCATCGACATTCACCAGATCCGCACGCTGCACATGGGCGTGATCAAGCTGCTCTTCCAGGCGATGCAAACCTGCCGGGACCTCGCGATGGTCTTCGGGCTCGTCGCCAACCCGCAGATCGTGGCCGAATGTAAAGGCTTCGAAGATACGCGCGGCTGGACGTTCTACGAGTCGTTGGACGACGCGAAGGCGAACCTCGGCAAGAACTCGCCGCAACTCGCTTCCGCCTGA
- the fliD gene encoding flagellar filament capping protein FliD — MAGITISGLVSNSFDWKSVVDQLIAIEKQPIARLQTEESKNIDKISSFTGLKTGLEGLQTATKALSAEGLFDGRSATSTTSGSGWTATAASGTAIGSYAIAVSQLASAARRVGASSISTSLNAAATDLGTDPNGIAGLTLATLPTAAALTSGDSTFTINGQQITINSADSLQSVFDGISSATNGEVTASYDATTDKITLSSSGEIVLGAANDTSNFLSVMRLANNGTGTISSTTSLGSVSLSAKLATSRLAGSLSGVDAEGDGAFTINGTTIDYNVNNDSIASLLTRITNSNAGVTASYDTVADRVILTNKSTGDTGMSVSDVTGSLASALGLTSGATTVRGLNAQFTVNNGDVLSSSSNVLGEDALGVDGLSVTVSTEGTQTINVAANTTAMKSAIQSFITAFNAVQSYIDDETKIEKKADGSISTGVLAGNHEVDRWSSQLRSLAFGQVSGLTGTVKRLEDLGIDFNSEDATLSIKDSAKLDAALSTRSGDVAAFFGGTTTGLVGGLNNYLGKLLDTSTGPLTTQVKTLNNQNTDLEEQIAALNRRIEQERERLTSAFIAMQQAQSEAQTQQKTLDSYFNKSKQE, encoded by the coding sequence ATGGCAGGCATCACGATTTCCGGTCTCGTTTCGAACTCCTTCGACTGGAAATCGGTGGTCGATCAACTCATCGCCATTGAGAAGCAGCCGATCGCGCGACTGCAGACCGAGGAATCGAAGAACATCGACAAGATTTCCAGCTTCACCGGGCTGAAAACCGGACTCGAGGGGCTGCAGACCGCCACCAAGGCACTCTCTGCCGAGGGTTTGTTCGATGGCCGCTCGGCGACGTCCACCACTTCCGGTTCGGGTTGGACCGCCACCGCAGCGAGCGGCACGGCGATCGGCAGTTACGCGATTGCCGTGAGCCAGCTGGCCTCGGCGGCGCGCCGTGTCGGCGCAAGCAGTATTTCCACGAGCCTGAACGCTGCGGCCACCGATCTCGGGACCGATCCCAACGGCATCGCCGGACTGACCCTGGCGACGCTGCCGACTGCCGCGGCCCTCACGAGCGGCGACTCCACTTTCACGATCAATGGCCAGCAGATCACGATCAATTCGGCCGATTCGCTGCAATCCGTGTTCGACGGGATATCCTCCGCGACGAACGGCGAGGTGACTGCCAGCTACGATGCCACGACGGATAAAATCACGTTGAGCAGCAGCGGCGAAATCGTGCTCGGGGCGGCCAACGATACCAGCAATTTCCTTTCCGTGATGCGGCTGGCCAACAACGGCACCGGCACCATCAGCAGCACCACGTCGTTGGGCTCGGTCTCGCTGAGCGCGAAGCTGGCGACCTCGCGGTTGGCCGGATCGCTCAGCGGCGTCGATGCCGAGGGGGACGGCGCCTTCACGATCAATGGCACGACGATCGACTACAACGTTAACAACGACTCGATCGCGTCGCTCCTGACCCGGATCACGAATTCGAATGCGGGCGTGACCGCGAGCTACGATACGGTCGCCGACCGGGTGATTCTCACCAATAAATCGACCGGCGACACCGGCATGAGCGTGAGCGACGTGACGGGCTCGCTGGCGAGTGCGCTGGGCCTGACCAGCGGTGCGACGACGGTCCGGGGCCTGAACGCGCAGTTCACCGTCAACAACGGCGATGTGCTTTCGAGTTCCAGCAATGTCCTGGGTGAGGACGCGCTGGGCGTCGACGGATTGTCGGTCACAGTGAGCACCGAGGGGACCCAGACGATCAACGTCGCGGCGAACACCACCGCGATGAAGTCCGCCATTCAGTCGTTCATCACGGCCTTCAACGCCGTCCAGAGCTACATCGACGACGAGACAAAGATCGAGAAGAAGGCGGACGGTTCGATTTCGACCGGCGTCCTGGCCGGTAACCACGAGGTGGATCGGTGGTCTTCGCAGCTGCGCTCGCTCGCGTTCGGCCAGGTTTCGGGTCTCACCGGCACGGTCAAGCGGCTGGAGGATCTCGGGATCGACTTCAACTCCGAGGATGCGACGCTTTCGATCAAGGATTCGGCCAAGCTCGACGCGGCGCTGTCGACCAGAAGCGGCGATGTGGCGGCGTTTTTTGGCGGCACGACGACGGGGCTGGTGGGGGGCCTCAACAATTACTTGGGAAAGCTGCTCGATACCAGCACGGGGCCGTTGACGACCCAGGTTAAGACACTGAACAACCAGAACACCGACCTCGAAGAGCAGATCGCGGCCCTTAATCGGCGGATCGAGCAGGAGCGCGAGCGGCTGACCAGCGCGTTCATCGCCATGCAGCAGGCGCAATCGGAAGCGCAGACCCAGCAGAAAACGCTCGACAGCTACTTCAATAAGTCGAAGCAGGAGTGA
- a CDS encoding response regulator transcription factor, which translates to MQSSSTKPSDGLVLLVEDEESLGDLLVHLLGRAKIRALRAGDGNQALQIFSDHQREIVMAFVDCRLPDIDGGDLCRELRRLSPGLPLLLTSGRDQRALVTSLAGGGRTGFLQKPYMPADVVRHVNALLSQPA; encoded by the coding sequence GTGCAATCATCTTCAACCAAACCGAGCGACGGGCTGGTCCTGCTGGTGGAGGACGAGGAGTCCTTAGGCGACCTGCTGGTGCACCTGCTCGGCCGGGCCAAGATTCGGGCCTTGCGCGCCGGTGACGGCAACCAGGCCCTGCAGATTTTCTCCGACCATCAGCGGGAGATCGTCATGGCCTTCGTCGATTGCCGGCTGCCGGACATCGACGGCGGCGACCTCTGCCGTGAACTGCGGCGGCTCAGCCCGGGCCTGCCGCTGCTGCTGACGAGCGGACGCGATCAACGCGCGCTCGTGACGAGCCTCGCAGGCGGCGGTCGCACCGGCTTCCTGCAGAAGCCCTATATGCCGGCGGACGTCGTGCGTCACGTAAACGCGCTGTTAAGCCAGCCTGCCTGA
- a CDS encoding chemotaxis protein CheW, producing MSNQTDSVAANQLAGKYLTVVLDNEAYGIAVLKVREIIRMQKITPVPQMPGFVKGVINLRGRVIPVVDLRVKFGLKAEFAERTCIVVVQVRLPSEQIVQMGLIVDSVEEVVTLANEEIEPTPDFGTKIDTTYLLGMAKVKGQVKTLLDIDRVVAPETVQTIAQATA from the coding sequence ATGTCCAATCAGACCGATTCCGTCGCCGCCAACCAACTGGCCGGCAAATACCTCACCGTGGTGCTCGACAACGAGGCCTACGGCATCGCTGTGCTGAAGGTTCGCGAAATCATCCGGATGCAAAAAATCACGCCGGTGCCGCAGATGCCCGGCTTCGTAAAGGGGGTCATCAACCTGCGCGGCCGCGTGATTCCGGTGGTGGATTTGCGGGTGAAGTTCGGCCTAAAGGCGGAGTTCGCCGAGCGGACCTGCATCGTGGTGGTGCAGGTACGACTGCCCTCCGAACAAATCGTGCAGATGGGCCTGATCGTCGACAGCGTCGAAGAAGTCGTGACGCTGGCCAACGAAGAGATCGAGCCGACGCCCGATTTCGGCACCAAGATCGACACCACCTACCTGCTGGGCATGGCGAAGGTGAAGGGCCAGGTGAAGACGCTGCTCGACATCGATCGCGTGGTCGCGCCGGAGACGGTGCAAACGATCGCCCAGGCGACCGCCTGA
- a CDS encoding chemotaxis protein CheX — protein MPAAEQITANLIRDNIARAVGDVFRTMLGREPKLTPIRNNFEQVWPVQSPLADNPRPHVVGTVGFIGDANGLIYLYLDLAFARLCTCHLLGMTEAELNEAGDEVINDAIGEITNMTVGSFKNGLCDAGYPCKLTIPSILHGSNFTIEPISTVTRHVYHFDCGGHRIIADLLMKQDD, from the coding sequence ATGCCCGCCGCCGAGCAAATCACTGCCAACCTTATCCGTGACAACATCGCCCGAGCCGTGGGTGACGTGTTTCGAACGATGCTCGGTCGCGAGCCCAAACTCACTCCGATCCGGAACAATTTCGAGCAGGTCTGGCCGGTGCAATCACCGCTGGCGGACAACCCGCGACCGCACGTCGTGGGCACGGTGGGTTTCATCGGCGATGCCAACGGGCTCATCTACCTCTATCTCGATCTGGCCTTTGCGCGGCTGTGCACCTGCCACCTCCTCGGCATGACCGAGGCGGAACTGAACGAAGCGGGCGACGAGGTGATCAACGATGCCATCGGCGAAATCACCAATATGACCGTGGGCAGTTTCAAAAACGGACTTTGCGATGCAGGTTATCCGTGCAAGCTTACGATCCCTTCCATTCTCCACGGCAGCAATTTCACGATTGAGCCGATCAGCACCGTCACCCGCCACGTGTATCACTTCGACTGCGGAGGCCACCGCATCATCGCCGACCTGCTGATGAAGCAGGACGATTGA
- a CDS encoding sigma-54-dependent transcriptional regulator, giving the protein MSFEKILIVEDELVVRNLLQSIFQRHKLPVTCANNLAEATAQLQREQFDLMMLDIRLPDGDGQKFLEQVAAMPERPLVVMVTGYGSVESAVGCMRAGAFDYVLKPFSPSQIDVILKKAQTYRQLLRVNRLLSDDPEDEEGILVGRSPAMIRLRQIIERVAPTDATVLITGESGTGKEMVAREFYRRSPRRSQAFIKVNCAAISENLIESEFFGHERGAFTGATERREGRFELAHQGTLLLDEVSEIPANLQAKLLRVLQEREFERVGGSRTIKVNVRIIATSNRDLMRHVEKGEFRQDLYYRLNVFPVHVPALRERPEDIALLADHFLRRFARKHGVKVTGFADSARAALIGYRWPGNVRELQNTVERAVILSETGRAVTAAALGLPGDFLPGELPLEPAPAPEVPALPVAAVAEEPAGASPTVTDSHGQVLKLDELEKQAIRAALRQTGGNRTQAAAELGISIRTLRNKLQEYRLAGDPVDADFASIDS; this is encoded by the coding sequence ATGTCTTTTGAGAAGATACTGATCGTCGAGGACGAACTCGTCGTCCGCAATCTGCTCCAGAGCATTTTCCAGCGACACAAGCTGCCGGTGACGTGTGCGAACAACCTGGCGGAGGCCACCGCCCAATTGCAGCGGGAGCAGTTTGACTTGATGATGCTGGACATCCGGCTGCCCGACGGCGACGGCCAGAAATTCCTCGAGCAGGTCGCGGCGATGCCGGAGCGGCCGCTGGTGGTGATGGTGACCGGCTACGGTTCCGTGGAGTCCGCGGTGGGCTGCATGCGGGCCGGGGCGTTCGACTATGTGCTGAAACCTTTTTCGCCCAGCCAGATCGACGTCATTCTCAAAAAGGCGCAAACCTACCGCCAGTTGCTGCGGGTCAACCGGCTGTTGAGCGACGACCCGGAGGATGAGGAGGGGATTCTCGTCGGCCGCAGCCCAGCGATGATCCGGCTGCGGCAGATCATCGAGCGCGTTGCGCCGACGGACGCCACGGTGCTGATCACGGGAGAGAGCGGTACGGGCAAGGAGATGGTCGCACGCGAATTCTACCGCCGCAGCCCGCGGCGCAGCCAGGCGTTCATCAAGGTCAATTGCGCGGCGATTTCGGAGAACCTCATCGAGAGCGAGTTCTTCGGTCATGAGCGGGGCGCATTCACCGGCGCGACGGAGCGACGCGAGGGACGGTTCGAGCTCGCACACCAGGGAACGCTGCTGCTGGACGAGGTGAGCGAGATTCCAGCCAACCTGCAGGCCAAGCTGCTCCGCGTGCTGCAAGAGCGCGAATTCGAGCGCGTGGGCGGGAGCCGCACGATCAAGGTGAACGTTCGCATCATCGCCACCTCGAATCGCGACCTGATGCGGCACGTGGAGAAAGGCGAGTTTCGCCAGGATCTTTATTATCGACTGAACGTTTTCCCCGTCCACGTGCCGGCTCTCCGCGAGCGGCCCGAGGACATCGCGCTGCTGGCGGATCATTTCCTGCGCCGGTTCGCCCGCAAGCACGGCGTCAAGGTCACCGGCTTCGCTGATTCAGCCCGAGCGGCGCTGATTGGTTACCGCTGGCCGGGCAACGTGCGTGAGCTGCAGAACACGGTGGAGCGGGCGGTCATTCTCTCGGAAACCGGCCGCGCGGTGACCGCGGCCGCCTTGGGCCTGCCGGGCGACTTCCTGCCCGGCGAGCTCCCGCTGGAACCCGCGCCGGCGCCCGAAGTGCCCGCGCTACCTGTGGCGGCGGTGGCCGAGGAACCAGCCGGCGCGAGCCCCACTGTGACCGACAGCCATGGGCAGGTCTTGAAGCTCGACGAGCTCGAAAAACAAGCGATTCGGGCGGCATTGCGCCAGACCGGGGGCAATCGCACTCAAGCCGCGGCGGAACTTGGCATCAGCATCCGGACCCTGCGGAACAAGTTGCAGGAATACCGGCTTGCGGGTGATCCGGTGGACGCCGATTTCGCTTCGATCGACAGTTGA
- a CDS encoding flagellin has translation MSVVINTNYAATVASNNLAASNASLQKSLNRLSSGSKIVSPADDAGGLAVSMKLSAAAIRQGAVATNISNAISFLQTQDGALKVTAKVLERISELKVLYTDVTKSSSDKANYDAEFVALTAQLRSTALEKFNGVTMFGSADIGQVDVTEDGGTQVTIASRNLLDNTSGVGTIADSTVTSLGGVQLTDISTAIQNVATMRANNGSEQSRFNFASELVIVNKSNLESANSRIVDVDVATESTQLARWNVLVQAGTSMLSQANTSSQTALKLLQ, from the coding sequence ATGTCAGTTGTCATCAACACCAACTATGCGGCCACGGTTGCGTCCAACAACCTTGCGGCCTCGAACGCGTCGTTGCAGAAAAGCCTCAATCGCCTTTCCAGCGGCTCAAAGATTGTCAGCCCCGCCGACGATGCTGGCGGCTTGGCTGTTTCCATGAAGTTGTCGGCCGCGGCGATCCGTCAGGGTGCCGTCGCCACCAACATCAGCAATGCCATCTCGTTTTTGCAGACGCAGGATGGCGCCCTCAAGGTCACGGCGAAGGTGCTCGAGCGCATCAGCGAACTGAAGGTGCTCTACACCGACGTCACCAAGAGCTCGAGCGACAAAGCCAACTACGATGCCGAGTTCGTCGCGTTGACCGCCCAGCTGCGATCCACCGCGCTCGAGAAGTTCAACGGCGTCACCATGTTCGGCTCGGCCGACATCGGCCAAGTCGACGTCACGGAAGACGGTGGCACCCAGGTGACCATCGCCTCCCGCAACCTGCTCGATAACACCTCGGGTGTCGGCACGATTGCCGATTCAACCGTCACCTCGCTGGGTGGCGTCCAGCTGACGGACATCTCCACGGCGATCCAAAACGTGGCCACCATGCGTGCGAACAACGGCTCGGAACAGAGCCGGTTCAACTTCGCGTCCGAGCTGGTCATCGTGAACAAGTCGAACCTCGAATCCGCTAACAGCCGGATTGTCGACGTCGACGTCGCCACCGAATCGACCCAGCTCGCCCGCTGGAACGTCCTGGTGCAGGCCGGCACCTCGATGTTGTCGCAGGCCAACACCAGTTCGCAGACCGCGCTGAAACTTCTCCAGTAA